One Primulina tabacum isolate GXHZ01 chromosome 10, ASM2559414v2, whole genome shotgun sequence DNA segment encodes these proteins:
- the LOC142504754 gene encoding uncharacterized protein LOC142504754 — protein MNKLEPSLEELVNMLVTFESTIKKEKLALYVGSSSGTKNDPHGKGKKRSFQRPKKSVPLKRQTPGPVVAAAPAKAEKTVDICHHCKKPGHWRRNCREYLAQKGSGKGDGKK, from the exons atgaacaagcttgagccaagccttgaagagttggtgaacatgcttgtgacttttgagtccactatcaaaaaggagaagctggctctttatgtgggttcttcatctggcacAAAGAacgatccacatgggaagggaaagaagcgttctttccaacgtcccaagaagagcgtgcccttgaagaggcaaactccgggtcccgttgtggcagccgcGCCAGCCAAGGCTGAGAAGACAGTTgatatctgtcatcactgcaagaagcctgggcattggaggcgtaactgcagggaatatcttgcccagaagggttctggcaaag gtgatggaaagaagtag